A stretch of DNA from Clostridium sp. JN-9:
TACTAGTCTTAAGGATACATTAACTGCATTTTTAGGAAACTATCTAAATACCACATTAGACTATGGCAGTGTTCTTAAAATAACATTACTTTCTATTTACAGAATAGCAGTTGTATTTCTTCCTATAGTGCTTCCAATAATGTTTATGGGCATTCTTGCAAACTTTGTGCAGACTGGCGTATTGTTCTCCAAAGATCCTATAAAGCCTGATTTTAAAAAGCTGAATCCAATTAATGGCTTTAAAAGAATGTTTTCTATAAGGAGCTTTGTGGAATTATTTAAAGATCTGGCAATGGTAGTTATAGTAGGCTATGTGGGATATACTTTCATAAGGGATAATTATGTAAATATCCTTACCATCAGTAATATGACTCCTGCAGGTATACTTAAGGAATTAGGAAAATTAATTGTAAGTATATTTACAAAGATAACCATAATAATGATGGCAATAGCTTTGGCAGATTATATTTTTCAAAGGTTTCAGTATAATAAGGATATGAAAATGACAAAACAGGAAGTTAAAGAGGAATATAAACAGGATGAAGGAGACCCTGAGATAAAAGGCAGAAGAAGACAGATTGCAAGACAGCTTGCCATGGGCAGAATGATGTCTCAGGTTCCTAAGGCTACAGTAGTTGTAACAAATCCAACTCATATTTCCATAGCTTTAAAATATGAAGAGGGAATGAGTGCCCCAAAGGTTGTAGCAAAGGGAGCAGATTACATAGCTTTAAAAATTAAGGAAAAGGCAAAAGAATTTGACATACCAATTGTAGAAAACAAGCCGCTGGCAAGAATGATTTTTGAAAAGGTTGAGCTGGATGATGAAATACCAGTGGATATGTATGAAGCAGTGGCAGAGATTTTAGCCGTAGTATATAAAATCAAAAAAAAGTAATGCATACGGTGTATATAGCAGAGAGGAGCAGTAAGCTTGGAAACCAGTAAACCTAAATTTAATATAAAAAATAATGTAGATGTAATAATGGCTTTTGTAGTTTTAGCTGTTGTATTCATGATAATAATTCCATTGCCAGCTAAACTTCTGGACGTGCTTATAGCATTAAATATAACAATTTCTGTGGTAATTATCCTTCTCACTATGTTTACCACAGAAGTACTTCAGTTTTCAGTATTTCCAACACTTTTATTAATTACCACATTGTTCAGGCTTGCCCTTAACATTTCCTCAACAAGACTGATACTTTTAGACGGGTATGCAGGGGAAGTTATTAATTCCTTTGGCAGCTTTGTTGTAGGAGGAAGTTATATTGTTGGTATTATTATATTTTTAATTATAATTATTATACAGTTTGTGGTTATTACTAATGGTGCAGGAAGAGTTGCAGAGGTTTCTGCAAGATTTACACTGGATGCTATGCCAGGTAAGCAGATGAGTATTGATGCTGATTTAAATGCAGGTCTTATTGATGAAATTCAGGCCAGGGAAAAAAGAAAAAAGCTTCAGGAGGAAGCTGACTTCTTTGGAGCTATGGATGGTGCTTCAAAGTTTGTAAAAGGCGATGCTATAGCTGGATTAATTATTACAGTAATTAATATTTTGGGAGGTATTATTATTGGAGTTGTTGTTCAGGGAAAAGACATAGCCACTGCAGCACAGACATATACCACATTAACTATTGGTGATGGTTTGGTAAGCCAGATACCTGCTCTGCTTATATCCACAGCTTCAGGTATACTTGTTACACGTTCAGGCAGTGGTGAAAACTTTGGAACTCTGGCAGCAAAACAGTTAACTTCTTTTCCAAAGGTTATTGCAATTGCTTCTGCTGCATTACTTTTTCTGGCAATTATACCGGGACTTCCACATACGGCATTCCTTATTTTAGCACTGGCAGCTGGGATTCTTGCCTATTCGCTGTATAAAGACGAGAAATCTAAAATTGTTCAAAATGAGGAACATGAGCAGGCTGCTATTACTGAAATTGAAAATAAAGAGCCTGAAAATGTAATGAATCTTATAAATGTTGAACCTATGGAGGTTGAAATAGGTTATGGATTAATACCCCTTGCTGATGAAGCTTCAGGAGGTGATCTGCTTCAGAGAATTACCTCTGTACGAAGACAAAGTGCCATTGAAATGGGTATTGTGGTTCAGCCTATAAGAATAAGGGATAACCTTCAGCTGAAGACTAATGAATATGTAATTAAAATAAGAGGAACTGTAGTGGCTAAGGGAGAACTTATGCCAAATATGCTTCTTTGCATGGATCCTACCAATGGCGATTATGAAATACAGGGAATAAAGGGAGTTGAGCCTGCCTTTGGACTTCCTGCTACATGGATTAACAAGGATCAGAGAGAAGATGCAGAAATCAAGGGATTAACAGTGGTGGATCCTACAACAGTAATGGTTACACATTTAACTGAAACCATTAAGAATCATGCTTATGAATTGCTTGGAAGACAGGAAACAAAGCTTATTATTGATTCAGTAAAGGAAAAATACAGTGCTGTAGTAGATGAGCTTATTCCTGATCTTATGACTATAGGTGAAATTCAAAAGGTACTTCAGAATTTATTAAGAGAAAGAGTCCCTATAAAGGATATGGTTACAATTCTGGAGTCACTTGCAGATAATTCAAGGATGACAAAGGATATAGAAATCCTTACAGAGTATGTGAGACTGGCACTTGGAAGAAGTATCACAAATCCATTTATTGATGAAAATGGTGCTATAAGTGTTGTAACTCTGGCTCCTAATATAGAAGAAATAATTGCAAAGAATATTCAAAAATCCATGCAGGGTTCATTCCCAGCAGTAGACCCTGATACTACAGAAAAAATATTAAATTCTCTAAAATCTACTATAGACAGTGTATATTTTTACGAAGACCAGCCTGTGGTACTGGTTTCTCCTAAAATAAGACCTGCATTTAGACGACTTATAGAAATGGTATTTCCAGGGGTTACAGTGCTTTCCCTAAATGAAATTCCAAATGATGTAGAAATAAGAACTGAGGGGGTTGTTACTATCTAATGATTATTAAGAAATACTTGGCTAAAGATATGAATGAAGCATTAAATAAAATACGCCAGGAATTAGGTAAAGAGGCTGTAATTGTTAGTCAGAGAAAGATTAAGCCCCCTGGCATGTTTGGAATATTCTCAAAAAAAGTAGTAGAAGTTACTGCTGCTGTGGACAAGATTAAAAGAAATGACAGCTATAAATATGAAAAACAGGATGTTTCTGAAAGCGTTGAGGCTCTTAAAAGATTAATAGGCAGCCAAAGATTTCAGGAGAAAAAAAATTTAGATGTTAAACCAGAAGTGGAAAAACCTGAAAGTGATATTCAGAATAATATCATTAAAGAAATGTCTGAAATGAAGCAGATGTTAAGCAATCTCACAGCTGTAAGCAATAATAAAGTAAGGCAGCAAAGCAGAGTTGAAAAAGTGCTTCTGGAAAATGACGTAAGAGATAATATTGTACAAGAAATAGTTAGTGAAATAAATGGCATGAAAGATGAAAGAGATGAATTTGAAAAGGCAAGGGAGGTACTGAGTAATTTTATTCAGGTTAATACTCCGAAAATTGCGGGCCCTGTGGTTTTAGTAGGTCCCACCGGTGTTGGAAAGACAACCACTATAGCAAAACTTGCAGGAAAATTAGCTCTCATTGAAAAGAAAAAAGTAGGTCTCATTACTATAGATACATATAGGATAGGTGCTGTGGAACAGTTAAAAACATATGCTGAGATAATGAATATTCCTTTTAAAGTTGTTATGACTATAAAGGAAATGGAATCTGCTGTAGAGGATATGAAGGGCTGCGATGTAATATTAATTGACACCACAGGCAGAAGCAGTAAAAATGTAATGCAGATTTCAGAGCTGAGGGCTTATATTGAAAAGATAAATAGTAATAATATTCATCTTGTTATAAGCTGCACTACCAAAGCTAAGGACATTGCCGATATAGTGAAGGGATATGGAATTTTAAATTATGAAAATGTAATAATCACAAAAATGGATGAAACATCTACCTATGGATCTATTCTAAATATTGTAAGCAGTGCAAAAAAACCAATAAGCTTTATTACTACTGGACAAAGTGTTCCCGACGATATTAAGACCTTGAGCAGTACTGAATTGACTAAACTCATATTAGGGGAGGACAGTATATGTTAGATCAGGCGCAAAGATTAAGACAGTTAGCAGCAGGAAGTGCAGCAGACAATGTGCATAAAGGCTGCAGCACACCTAAGATTATTACTGTTACTTCAGGCAAAGGCGGAGTTGGGAAAAGCAATTTTGTTGTGAATACAGCTATTACATTGTCGAAAATGGGCTATAAAGTCATGATATTTGATGCAGATATGGGCATGGGTAATGATGACATATTAATGGGTTTTTTGCCGAAATATAACGTTTATGATATAATATACAACAATAAAACCATAAGTGATGTAATAATTAATGGGCCCTTTGGTGTAAAACTTCTTCCTGGAGGTACTGGGCTTAATAAAATTGAGGAACTCACAGAGGATCAGAGAGATGGATTTATAAACAGCTTAACCTCTTTGAATAATCTGGATTACATATTTATGGATACAGGTGCAGGAATAAACAGAAGTGTGCTTGGTTTTATAGCATGCTGTGAAGAGCTTATAATTATTACAACTCCAGAACCAACATCATTAACTGATGCTTATAGCCTTTTAAAGGCAGT
This window harbors:
- the flhA gene encoding flagellar biosynthesis protein FlhA, whose amino-acid sequence is METSKPKFNIKNNVDVIMAFVVLAVVFMIIIPLPAKLLDVLIALNITISVVIILLTMFTTEVLQFSVFPTLLLITTLFRLALNISSTRLILLDGYAGEVINSFGSFVVGGSYIVGIIIFLIIIIIQFVVITNGAGRVAEVSARFTLDAMPGKQMSIDADLNAGLIDEIQAREKRKKLQEEADFFGAMDGASKFVKGDAIAGLIITVINILGGIIIGVVVQGKDIATAAQTYTTLTIGDGLVSQIPALLISTASGILVTRSGSGENFGTLAAKQLTSFPKVIAIASAALLFLAIIPGLPHTAFLILALAAGILAYSLYKDEKSKIVQNEEHEQAAITEIENKEPENVMNLINVEPMEVEIGYGLIPLADEASGGDLLQRITSVRRQSAIEMGIVVQPIRIRDNLQLKTNEYVIKIRGTVVAKGELMPNMLLCMDPTNGDYEIQGIKGVEPAFGLPATWINKDQREDAEIKGLTVVDPTTVMVTHLTETIKNHAYELLGRQETKLIIDSVKEKYSAVVDELIPDLMTIGEIQKVLQNLLRERVPIKDMVTILESLADNSRMTKDIEILTEYVRLALGRSITNPFIDENGAISVVTLAPNIEEIIAKNIQKSMQGSFPAVDPDTTEKILNSLKSTIDSVYFYEDQPVVLVSPKIRPAFRRLIEMVFPGVTVLSLNEIPNDVEIRTEGVVTI
- the flhF gene encoding flagellar biosynthesis protein FlhF; this encodes MIIKKYLAKDMNEALNKIRQELGKEAVIVSQRKIKPPGMFGIFSKKVVEVTAAVDKIKRNDSYKYEKQDVSESVEALKRLIGSQRFQEKKNLDVKPEVEKPESDIQNNIIKEMSEMKQMLSNLTAVSNNKVRQQSRVEKVLLENDVRDNIVQEIVSEINGMKDERDEFEKAREVLSNFIQVNTPKIAGPVVLVGPTGVGKTTTIAKLAGKLALIEKKKVGLITIDTYRIGAVEQLKTYAEIMNIPFKVVMTIKEMESAVEDMKGCDVILIDTTGRSSKNVMQISELRAYIEKINSNNIHLVISCTTKAKDIADIVKGYGILNYENVIITKMDETSTYGSILNIVSSAKKPISFITTGQSVPDDIKTLSSTELTKLILGEDSIC
- a CDS encoding MinD/ParA family protein; amino-acid sequence: MLDQAQRLRQLAAGSAADNVHKGCSTPKIITVTSGKGGVGKSNFVVNTAITLSKMGYKVMIFDADMGMGNDDILMGFLPKYNVYDIIYNNKTISDVIINGPFGVKLLPGGTGLNKIEELTEDQRDGFINSLTSLNNLDYIFMDTGAGINRSVLGFIACCEELIIITTPEPTSLTDAYSLLKAVAHFKLKNAAKVVVNRVLDNSEGLRTFDKFHNACWNFLKLNLEYLGSISDDRKLVMAVREQKPFVISHPYSDAAKDIKIIADKLIGIEKSGNSFGVQGLFKKLFSIFS